A single window of Leclercia adecarboxylata DNA harbors:
- a CDS encoding non-oxidative hydroxyarylic acid decarboxylases subunit C, which yields MAFDDLRSFLQALDEQGQLLKIPEQVDAEPDLAAAANATGRIGDGAPALWFDNIRGFTDARVAMNTIGSWQNHAISMGLPPNTPVKKQIDEFIRRWDKFPVAPERRDNPAWAENTVDGEAINLFDILPLFRLNDGDGGFYLDKACVVSRDPLDPDHFGKQNVGIYRMEVKGKRKLGLQPVPMHDIALHLHKAEERGQDLPIAITLGNDPIITLMGATPLKYDQSEYEMAGALRESPYPIATAPLTGFDVPWGSEVILEGVIEGRKREIEGPFGEFTGHYSGGRNMTVVRIDKVSYRTKPIFESLYLGMPWTEIDYLMGPATCVPLYQQLKAEFPEVQAVNAMYTHGLLAIISTKKRYGGFARAVGLRAMTTPHGLGYVKMVIMVDEDVDPFNLPQVMWALSSKVNAAGDLVQLPNMSVLELDPGSSPAGITDKLIIDATTPVAPDLRGHYSQPVQDLPETKAWAEKLTAMLAARK from the coding sequence ATGGCATTTGATGATTTGAGGAGCTTTTTGCAGGCGCTTGATGAGCAAGGGCAACTGCTGAAAATCCCGGAACAGGTCGATGCGGAGCCGGATCTGGCGGCGGCAGCCAACGCCACCGGGCGCATTGGTGACGGTGCGCCTGCGCTATGGTTTGACAACATTCGCGGCTTTACCGACGCTCGCGTGGCGATGAATACCATCGGCTCCTGGCAGAACCACGCCATCTCAATGGGCCTGCCGCCGAATACGCCAGTTAAAAAGCAGATCGACGAGTTTATTCGCCGCTGGGATAAATTCCCGGTCGCGCCGGAGCGCCGCGACAACCCGGCATGGGCAGAGAATACCGTCGACGGCGAAGCAATAAACCTGTTCGATATTCTGCCGCTATTTCGCCTGAACGACGGTGACGGCGGGTTCTATCTGGATAAAGCCTGCGTGGTCTCCCGCGATCCGCTCGATCCGGATCATTTTGGCAAGCAGAACGTCGGCATCTACCGGATGGAGGTGAAGGGCAAACGCAAACTCGGCCTGCAGCCGGTGCCGATGCACGATATCGCCCTGCATCTGCATAAAGCGGAAGAGCGCGGACAGGATTTGCCGATTGCTATTACCCTTGGCAACGATCCGATCATCACCCTGATGGGGGCCACGCCGCTGAAGTACGATCAGTCGGAATATGAGATGGCGGGCGCGCTGCGTGAAAGTCCGTACCCGATCGCCACCGCGCCGCTGACCGGTTTTGATGTGCCCTGGGGCTCGGAAGTGATCCTCGAAGGGGTGATTGAGGGCCGTAAACGCGAAATCGAAGGGCCGTTCGGGGAGTTTACCGGACACTACTCCGGTGGCCGCAACATGACCGTAGTGCGCATCGACAAAGTCTCATACCGCACCAAACCGATTTTTGAGTCGCTCTATCTTGGCATGCCGTGGACCGAAATCGACTATCTGATGGGGCCGGCAACCTGCGTGCCGCTCTATCAGCAGCTGAAAGCCGAGTTCCCGGAAGTGCAGGCGGTAAATGCGATGTACACCCACGGTCTGCTGGCGATTATCTCCACCAAAAAACGCTACGGCGGCTTTGCCCGTGCCGTAGGCCTGCGGGCGATGACCACGCCGCACGGGCTGGGCTACGTGAAGATGGTGATCATGGTGGATGAGGATGTTGATCCGTTCAACCTGCCGCAGGTGATGTGGGCGCTGTCGTCGAAAGTGAACGCTGCAGGGGATCTGGTGCAGTTGCCGAACATGTCGGTGCTGGAGCTGGATCCGGGGTCAAGCCCGGCGGGGATCACCGACAAACTGATTATCGACGCCACCACGCCGGTTGCCCCGGATCTCCGTGGACATTACAGCCAGCCGGTGCAGGATCTGCCTGAAACCAAAGCCTGGGCTGAAAAACTGACCGCGATGCTGGCCGCACGTAAATAA
- a CDS encoding non-oxidative hydroxyarylic acid decarboxylases subunit B, producing the protein MRLIVGMTGATGAPLGVALLQALRDMPEVETHLVMSKWAKTTIELETPYTAQDVAALADVVHSPADQAATISSGSFRTDGMIVIPCSMKTLAGIRAGYAEGLVGRAADVVLKEGRKLVLVPRETPLSTIHLENMLALSRMGVAMVPPMPAYYNHPQTADDIAQHIVTRVLDQFGLEYNKARRWKGLQAARNFSQENEHGI; encoded by the coding sequence ATGCGATTGATTGTTGGGATGACAGGAGCGACCGGCGCGCCGCTCGGGGTGGCACTGCTACAGGCGCTGCGCGACATGCCGGAAGTGGAAACCCATCTGGTGATGTCGAAGTGGGCCAAAACGACGATTGAGCTGGAAACGCCCTACACCGCTCAGGATGTAGCCGCGCTGGCCGATGTGGTCCATAGCCCGGCCGATCAGGCCGCAACCATCTCATCCGGATCCTTTCGTACCGACGGCATGATCGTCATCCCCTGCAGCATGAAAACGCTGGCGGGTATCCGTGCAGGCTATGCAGAAGGGCTGGTGGGGCGTGCCGCCGACGTGGTGCTGAAAGAGGGCCGCAAGCTGGTGCTGGTTCCGCGGGAAACGCCGCTCAGCACTATTCATCTGGAGAACATGCTGGCTCTTTCCCGCATGGGGGTGGCGATGGTGCCGCCGATGCCCGCTTATTACAACCACCCGCAAACCGCCGATGACATCGCCCAACACATTGTGACCCGGGTGCTCGACCAGTTTGGTCTGGAGTATAACAAAGCCCGTCGCTGGAAAGGCTTACAGGCGGCCAGAAATTTTTCACAGGAGAATGAACATGGCATTTGA
- a CDS encoding MarR family winged helix-turn-helix transcriptional regulator, giving the protein MELRQEAFHLLRQLFQQHTAHWQQALPELTKPQYAVLRSIAEHPGIEQVALTEAAVSTKATLAEMLSRMESRGLVTREADPADKRRRFVFLTPEGEALLGSCKPVGNNVDEAFLGRLTAEERRQFTDLVRKMMVKERE; this is encoded by the coding sequence ATGGAACTGAGACAAGAAGCGTTCCACCTGTTACGTCAGCTTTTTCAGCAGCATACCGCGCACTGGCAGCAGGCCTTGCCCGAGCTGACCAAGCCGCAATATGCGGTGCTGCGTTCCATCGCCGAACATCCCGGTATCGAGCAGGTGGCGCTGACCGAAGCCGCTGTCAGTACCAAAGCCACCCTTGCGGAAATGCTGAGCCGCATGGAATCACGCGGGCTGGTGACGCGCGAAGCCGATCCGGCCGATAAGCGCCGACGGTTTGTCTTCTTAACGCCGGAAGGTGAAGCGCTGCTCGGGAGCTGCAAGCCGGTAGGGAATAACGTCGATGAGGCTTTTCTGGGGCGTTTAACCGCCGAGGAGCGTCGCCAGTTTACGGATTTGGTCCGCAAAATGATGGTAAAGGAGAGAGAATGA
- a CDS encoding DUF4440 domain-containing protein, whose translation MTRYETEIIDAHIALENWLGQGEGDFAALLARFREDFLMIAPSGAHLDHPALARFLETQRGTRPGLKIVIDELTTLQTWDNGAVLHYRETQTRPDQPVNVRWSSAILNQEGDRITWRLLHETTQP comes from the coding sequence ATGACCCGCTATGAAACAGAAATTATTGATGCTCACATCGCGTTAGAAAACTGGTTAGGCCAGGGTGAAGGCGATTTTGCCGCCCTGCTCGCCCGTTTTCGCGAGGACTTTCTGATGATTGCTCCCAGCGGCGCACATCTGGATCACCCCGCGCTGGCGCGTTTTTTGGAGACTCAGCGCGGCACCCGTCCAGGACTGAAGATCGTGATTGACGAATTAACGACGTTGCAGACCTGGGATAACGGCGCGGTGCTTCACTACCGTGAAACGCAAACCCGCCCCGATCAGCCGGTCAACGTGCGCTGGTCCAGCGCCATACTGAATCAGGAAGGTGACAGGATAACCTGGCGTCTGCTGCACGAAACCACGCAGCCTTAA
- the rpoS gene encoding RNA polymerase sigma factor RpoS gives MSQNTLKVHDLNEDAEFDENGAEVFDEKALVEEEPSDNDLAEEELLSQGATQRVLDATQLYLGEIGYSPLLTAEEEVYFARRALRGDVASRRRMIESNLRLVVKIARRYSNRGLALLDLIEEGNLGLIRAVEKFDPERGFRFSTYATWWIRQTIERAIMNQTRTIRLPIHIVKELNVYLRTARELSHKLDHEPSAEEIAEQLDKPVDDVSRMLRLNERITSVDTPLGGDSEKALLDILADEKDNGPEDTTQDDDMKQSIVKWLFELNAKQREVLARRFGLLGYEAATLEDVGREIGLTRERVRQIQVEGLRRLREILQGQGLNIEALFRE, from the coding sequence ATGAGTCAGAATACGCTGAAAGTTCATGATTTAAATGAAGACGCGGAATTTGATGAGAACGGAGCTGAGGTTTTTGACGAAAAAGCCTTAGTAGAAGAGGAACCCAGTGATAACGATTTAGCTGAAGAAGAGCTGTTATCGCAGGGCGCCACTCAACGTGTGCTGGACGCGACTCAGCTTTACCTTGGAGAGATTGGATACTCTCCACTGTTAACAGCAGAAGAGGAAGTTTACTTCGCGCGTCGGGCATTGCGTGGTGATGTGGCATCACGCCGCCGTATGATTGAAAGTAACCTGCGTCTGGTGGTCAAGATTGCCCGTCGTTACAGCAATCGTGGTCTGGCTCTGCTGGATCTGATTGAAGAGGGCAACCTGGGGCTTATCCGCGCGGTAGAGAAATTTGACCCTGAACGTGGGTTCCGTTTCTCAACATACGCGACGTGGTGGATCCGACAGACTATCGAACGGGCAATCATGAACCAAACCCGTACGATCCGACTGCCTATTCACATCGTGAAAGAGCTGAACGTCTATCTGCGTACCGCACGCGAGTTGTCCCATAAGCTGGACCACGAGCCAAGCGCGGAAGAGATTGCCGAGCAGCTTGATAAACCGGTTGATGACGTAAGCCGTATGCTGCGTCTCAACGAGCGTATTACCTCCGTCGACACCCCGCTGGGTGGCGATTCCGAGAAAGCGCTGCTGGACATCCTGGCCGATGAAAAAGATAACGGCCCGGAAGACACCACGCAGGACGATGATATGAAACAGAGCATCGTCAAATGGCTGTTCGAACTGAACGCCAAACAGCGTGAAGTGCTGGCACGTCGTTTCGGTCTGCTGGGGTATGAGGCTGCAACACTGGAAGACGTCGGTCGTGAAATCGGCCTGACCCGTGAACGTGTTCGTCAGATTCAGGTAGAAGGTCTGCGTCGCCTGCGTGAAATCCTGCAGGGGCAAGGGCTGAATATCGAAGCGCTGTTCCGCGAATAA
- the nlpD gene encoding murein hydrolase activator NlpD: MSAGSPKFTISRVAALSLVSLWLAGCTSSNNAPAPVSSVGGNSGTSTGNSSGGMLITPPPKMGTTAQQTPQIQPVQAPVTQPTQIQPVDQPVQTENGRIVYNRKYGNIPKGSYTGGSTYTVKRGDTLFYIAWITGNDFRDLAQRNNVQAPYGLEVGQTLQVGNATGKPLTPGNTVSVADVTAQNNSVTPVQKSSTVVASQPTITYSEDSGEQSANKMLPNNKGSAAVVTAPVTAPVVSSTVPVASSQTSSSPISSWRWPTEGKVIENFSSSEGGNKGVDIAGSKGQAIIATGDGRVVYAGNALRGYGNLIIIKHNDDYLSAYAHNDTMLVREQQEVKAGQKIATMGSTGTSSTRLHFEIRYKGKSVNPLQYLPQR; the protein is encoded by the coding sequence ATGAGCGCGGGAAGCCCAAAATTCACCATCAGCCGTGTTGCGGCACTGTCACTGGTTTCACTGTGGCTGGCAGGTTGTACATCCTCGAATAATGCCCCTGCGCCGGTGAGTTCAGTTGGCGGCAACAGCGGTACCAGCACCGGCAATTCATCCGGCGGCATGCTGATCACTCCTCCGCCTAAGATGGGCACCACAGCACAACAAACGCCTCAGATTCAGCCTGTTCAGGCACCGGTAACCCAGCCAACACAGATTCAGCCAGTGGATCAGCCTGTCCAGACGGAAAATGGCCGCATTGTGTATAACCGTAAGTATGGGAACATTCCGAAAGGGAGCTATACCGGCGGCAGCACCTACACCGTAAAACGTGGCGATACATTGTTCTATATCGCCTGGATCACCGGGAACGATTTCCGTGACCTTGCACAACGAAATAACGTTCAGGCCCCGTATGGACTGGAAGTTGGCCAAACGCTGCAGGTAGGTAACGCAACGGGCAAACCGCTTACGCCAGGCAATACCGTGTCGGTTGCTGACGTGACGGCGCAAAATAACAGTGTGACGCCTGTGCAAAAATCAAGCACAGTGGTTGCGTCGCAACCGACAATTACGTATTCTGAGGACTCAGGTGAACAGAGTGCTAACAAGATGTTGCCGAATAATAAAGGGTCTGCGGCTGTGGTCACAGCGCCCGTTACGGCACCTGTCGTTAGCTCTACCGTGCCCGTTGCCAGCAGTCAGACGTCCAGCTCGCCAATCTCTTCGTGGCGCTGGCCGACTGAAGGCAAGGTTATCGAGAACTTTTCTTCCTCCGAGGGGGGAAATAAAGGGGTCGATATCGCAGGAAGTAAGGGACAGGCTATTATCGCGACCGGAGATGGACGCGTGGTATATGCCGGTAACGCTCTGCGCGGTTACGGTAATCTTATTATCATAAAACACAACGATGATTACCTGAGTGCCTACGCCCATAACGATACGATGCTGGTCCGGGAACAACAAGAAGTTAAGGCGGGGCAAAAAATAGCTACTATGGGTAGCACCGGAACCAGTTCTACACGCTTGCATTTTGAAATTCGTTACAAGGGGAAATCCGTAAACCCGCTGCAATATTTACCGCAGCGATAA
- a CDS encoding protein-L-isoaspartate(D-aspartate) O-methyltransferase yields MVSKRVQTLLNQLRTQGIADEHVLNAISLVPREKFVDEAFEHNAWENVALPIGQGQTISQPYMVARMTELLELTPDSRVLEIGTGSGYQTAILAHLVHHVCSVERIKGLQWQARRRLKQLDLHNVSTRHGDGWQGWKARGPFDAIIVTAAPPEIPAALMAQLDDGGILVLPVGDEHQLLKRVRRRGDEFIIDTVEAVRFVPLVKGELA; encoded by the coding sequence ATGGTAAGTAAACGTGTACAAACACTCCTGAATCAATTACGCACTCAGGGTATCGCTGATGAGCATGTGCTTAATGCCATCTCGCTGGTGCCGCGTGAAAAGTTCGTCGATGAGGCGTTTGAGCACAATGCATGGGAAAACGTCGCCTTGCCAATAGGCCAGGGGCAGACCATTTCCCAGCCTTATATGGTGGCGCGAATGACCGAGCTGCTGGAGCTGACCCCGGACTCGCGGGTGCTGGAGATCGGCACCGGGTCAGGATACCAGACCGCCATTCTGGCGCACCTGGTACATCATGTCTGCTCGGTTGAACGTATTAAAGGCTTGCAGTGGCAGGCGCGTCGGCGCCTGAAGCAGCTTGACCTACATAATGTTTCTACCCGTCACGGCGATGGCTGGCAGGGCTGGAAGGCTCGCGGCCCGTTTGATGCCATTATCGTGACGGCCGCACCGCCGGAAATCCCGGCTGCGCTTATGGCGCAACTGGACGACGGCGGGATCCTCGTTTTACCGGTGGGCGATGAACATCAGCTGTTAAAGCGTGTTCGTCGACGGGGCGACGAGTTCATCATCGATACCGTAGAAGCCGTACGTTTTGTGCCTCTGGTAAAAGGAGAGCTGGCCTGA
- the surE gene encoding 5'/3'-nucleotidase SurE, with protein sequence MRILLSNDDGIHAPGIQTLAKALRDFAEVQVVAPDRNRSGASNSLTLESSLRTFTFDNGDIAVQMGTPTDCVFLGVNALMRPRPDVVVSGINAGPNLGDDVIYSGTVAAAMEGRHLGFPALAVSLNGHQHYDTAAAVTCSILRALSREPLRTGRILNINVPDLPLDQIKGIRVTRCGSRHPADKVIPQEDPRGNTLYWIGPPGEKHDAGPDTDFAAVDEGYVSVTPLHVDLTAHNAQDVVSGWLDRAGVSSQW encoded by the coding sequence ATGCGAATATTGCTGAGTAACGATGACGGGATCCACGCGCCGGGCATTCAGACGCTGGCTAAGGCGCTACGTGATTTCGCTGAGGTGCAGGTTGTGGCTCCCGATCGTAACCGCAGCGGTGCCTCTAACTCGTTAACCCTCGAGTCGTCCCTTCGCACCTTTACCTTCGACAATGGCGATATCGCCGTTCAGATGGGCACCCCGACGGACTGTGTTTTTCTCGGCGTTAACGCCCTGATGCGTCCGCGTCCGGACGTGGTGGTCTCCGGCATTAATGCCGGGCCCAATCTGGGCGATGATGTGATCTATTCCGGCACCGTGGCGGCCGCCATGGAAGGGCGCCATCTCGGTTTCCCTGCGCTGGCCGTCTCGCTCAACGGGCATCAGCATTACGACACCGCTGCCGCGGTGACCTGCTCCATTCTGCGCGCGTTGAGCCGCGAGCCGCTGCGCACCGGGCGGATACTCAATATCAACGTCCCGGACCTGCCGCTGGATCAAATTAAAGGCATTCGCGTGACGCGCTGCGGTAGCCGTCATCCGGCGGATAAAGTGATTCCGCAGGAAGATCCGCGCGGCAATACCCTGTACTGGATTGGCCCGCCGGGTGAAAAACATGATGCCGGCCCGGATACCGACTTCGCTGCGGTGGACGAAGGGTACGTTTCCGTCACGCCGCTGCATGTAGATTTGACCGCGCATAACGCGCAAGATGTGGTGTCAGGCTGGCTGGATCGCGCCGGAGTGAGCTCCCAATGGTAA
- the truD gene encoding tRNA pseudouridine(13) synthase TruD, whose translation MTDFDNLTYLHGRPQGTGLLKANPEDFVVIEDLGFEPDGEGEHILVRILKNGCNTRFVAEALAKFLKIHAREVSFAGQKDKHAVTEQWLCARVPGNAMPDLSQFQLEGCKVLEYARHKRKLRLGALKGNAFTLVLREVSNRDEVEKRLTAITGQGVPNYFGAQRFGIGGSNLQGALRWAQSNAPVRDRNKRSFWLSAARSALFNQIVSERLKKTDANQVVVGDALQLAGRGSWFVATDEEMGDLQARVNAKTLLITAALPGTGEWGPQGEALQAEQAAVAGEKELCSLLVREKVEAARRAMLLYPQQLSWNWWDDVTVELRFWLPAGSFATSVVRELINTSGDYANIAE comes from the coding sequence ATGACGGATTTCGATAACCTGACGTACCTGCACGGTAGACCGCAGGGCACGGGCCTGCTGAAGGCCAATCCGGAAGATTTCGTGGTGATCGAAGATCTGGGCTTTGAGCCGGACGGCGAGGGCGAACACATTCTGGTGCGGATCCTGAAAAATGGCTGCAACACCCGTTTTGTGGCCGAGGCGCTGGCTAAGTTTCTGAAAATTCACGCCCGCGAAGTGAGTTTCGCCGGGCAGAAGGACAAACACGCTGTCACCGAACAGTGGCTCTGCGCCCGGGTGCCCGGTAATGCAATGCCTGATTTAAGCCAGTTCCAGCTTGAGGGCTGTAAGGTGCTCGAATACGCCCGTCACAAGCGCAAACTGCGCCTCGGCGCGTTAAAGGGCAACGCCTTTACGCTGGTGCTGCGTGAGGTAAGCAACCGCGACGAGGTCGAAAAACGTCTTACTGCCATCACCGGGCAGGGCGTGCCGAACTACTTCGGTGCCCAGCGTTTTGGTATTGGCGGCAGTAACTTACAGGGTGCGCTGCGCTGGGCGCAAAGCAATGCCCCGGTACGTGACCGCAATAAACGCAGTTTTTGGTTGTCGGCAGCCCGTAGTGCGTTGTTTAATCAAATCGTGAGCGAACGTCTGAAAAAAACGGACGCGAATCAAGTTGTTGTTGGCGATGCGCTACAATTAGCGGGGCGCGGCAGCTGGTTCGTCGCCACCGACGAAGAAATGGGTGATTTGCAGGCGCGCGTCAATGCGAAAACGCTGCTGATCACCGCGGCCCTGCCGGGTACCGGCGAATGGGGTCCGCAGGGCGAGGCGCTGCAGGCGGAGCAGGCAGCCGTCGCCGGTGAAAAAGAATTATGCTCTCTGCTGGTGCGTGAAAAAGTCGAAGCGGCACGCCGGGCGATGCTGCTCTATCCGCAACAGCTGAGCTGGAACTGGTGGGATGACGTAACCGTTGAGTTACGTTTTTGGCTACCGGCAGGTAGCTTTGCCACCAGTGTTGTCAGGGAACTTATCAACACTTCGGGTGACTATGCGAATATTGCTGAGTAA